In one Stegostoma tigrinum isolate sSteTig4 chromosome 28, sSteTig4.hap1, whole genome shotgun sequence genomic region, the following are encoded:
- the nbl1 gene encoding neuroblastoma suppressor of tumorigenicity 1 has protein sequence MVEPLMMMCWSMLSILLPILVFAAPPPINKLALFPDKSAWCEAKNITQIVGHTGCESKSIQNRACLGQCFSYSVPNTFPQSTESLVHCDSCMPAQSMWEIVMLECPGNEEMPRVDKLVEKIVHCSCQACGKEHHQDSQIFNAILNEEEASPMDTVGSPRIVHHDEQVALRSGTEEE, from the exons ATGGTGGAGCCATTGATGATGATGTGTTGGTCCATGTTGAGCATTCTGCTTCCAATTCTAGTTTTTGCAGCACCTCCTCCCATCAATAAACTGGCACTGTTTCCTGATAAAAGTGCCTGGTGTGAAGCAAAGAACATCACTCAGATAGTTGGCCACACTGGATGTGAATCAAAGTCCATCCAAAACAG AGCATGTCTTGGCCAATGTTTCAGCTACAGTGTACCCAACACTTTTCCACAGTCAACTGAATCCCTGGTTCACTGTGACTCCTGCATGCCGGCACAGTCCATGTGGGAAATT GTCATGTTGGAATGTCCTGGCAATGAGGAAATGCCCAGAGTGGACAAACTAGTGGAAAAGATTGTACACTGCAGCTGCCAGGCATGTGGAAAGGAACACCACCAAGATTCCCAGATTTTTAATGCAATTCTAAATGAGGAAGAAGCCTCTCCCATGGATACTGTTGGATCCCCTCGGATTGTTCACCATGATGAGCAAGTTGCTCTCAGAAGTGGCACTGAGGAAGAGTAG